A genomic region of Paramormyrops kingsleyae isolate MSU_618 chromosome 19, PKINGS_0.4, whole genome shotgun sequence contains the following coding sequences:
- the LOC111844384 gene encoding delta-like protein 4 isoform X2 encodes MSAWLTFAVAFNPIVLAQVFESGVFELNLLEFKNNMGLLANGNTCKPDCRTFFRVCLKNYQTVVSPGNCIFGSVVTPVLGTNSFSATEGGSVNRLIRLPFTFGWPGSFSLIIEAWHSLLTDVPTGPNDPELLISLFAIQRKLDVGDGWREEMQIGRQTQLRYSYRFVCSEHYYGDSCSRKCSPRDDRFGHYTCTADGYISCLPGWKGEYCVEPICLEGCSKQNGNCSRPGECLCRDGWQGALCDQCRKYPTCKHGTCQQPWQCNCEEGWGGLLCDQDLNYCTHHKPCRNGATCMNTGQGSYTCTCPPGFTGADCQLGAPECSSSPCQNGGECVDLEDGYRCICPRGTDGAHCQHRLLTCADVPCFHSGRCRDKQGGQGYVCECPWGFTGLNCERRLDRCSLLPCANGGWCVLQSGRPVCSCPAGFTGPRCEINTNWCNGSPCANGGTCVPQAKDYSCACPPGHTGRRCDTPTEPCVAQPCLHGGTCLGNSTGQSPSCVCPTHYTGPNCQYHVMTLPLAPSQEEPRSALQWAAMSMGVGLVILLLLLSMVAVALNKIHRQRNEERRDGDAVNNMPHVDKDNLIPTLQLKKTNEKVAVEDGCTQGKSNQRHSSYHLDYNSAKDFKDDWAAGEKRQSNERRIGGKIPLSRMYSETPKCKISTICSPGESTYQALFLIADRSNRCFTVTEV; translated from the exons atgtcagcttgGCTCACCTTTGCGGTTGCATTTAACCCGATCGTTTTAGCACAG GTGTTCGAATCCGGTGTTTTCGAGCTTAATCTTCTTGAGTTTAAGAATAATATGGGGTTGCTGGCGAATGGCAATACGTGCAAACCAGACTGCAGGACTTTTTTCCGAGTTTGCCTGAAGAATTACCAGACTGTGGTGTCCCCAGGTAACTGTATCTTCGGCAGTGTCGTTACTCCCGTCTTGGGGACAAACTCTTTCAGCGCAACGGAAGGTGGCAGCGTAAACAGACTGATTCGCCTGCCGTTCACTTTCGGATGGCCG GGGTCATTTTCTCTAATTATTGAAGCGTGGCATTCGCTTTTAACAGACGTACCTACCG GCCCAAATGACCCTGAGTTATTGATAAGCCTCTTTGCTATCCAGAGAAAGTTGGACGTGGGTGATGGGTGGCGTGAGGAGATGCAGATTGGGAGGCAGACGCAGCTCCGCTACTCCTACCGCTTTGTCTGCAGTGAGCATTACTATGGCGACAGCTGCTCCAGAAAATGCTCCCCCCGGGACGACCGCTTCGGCCACTATACCTGCACCGCAGACGGCTATATTTCCTGCCTCCCGGGCTGGAAGGGAGAATACTGTGTAGAGC CAATCTGTCTTGAGGGGTGCAGCAAGCAAAATGGAAACTGCTCTAGACCCGGTGAATGTCT GTGCAGAGATGGCTGGCAGGGCGCCCTCTGTGACCAGTGCAGGAAGTACCCCACCTGTAAACACGGCACCTGCCAACAGCCCTGGCAGTGCAACTGTgaggagggctggggggggctccTCTGTGACCAGG ATCTGAACTACTGCACCCACCATAAGCCCTGTCGCAATGGCGCCACCTGCATGAACACAGGCCAGGGCAGCTACACCTGCACCTGCCCACCTGGCTTCACCGGTGCCGACTGCCAGCTGGGGGCGCCGGAGTGCAGCAGCAGCCCCTGCCAGAATGGGGGGGAGTGTGTG GACCTGGAAGATGGCTACCGGTGCATCTGTCCAAGAGGCACGGACGGGGCCCACTGCCAGCACCGGCTGCTCACTTGTGCCGACGTCCCCTGCTTCCACAGTGGGAGGTGCAGGGACAAGCAGGGCGGGCAGGGTTATGTCTGCGAGTGCCCCTGGGGCTTCACCGGGCTTAACTGTGAGAGGAGGCTGGACCGGTGCTCATTGCTGCCATGTGCTAATG GTGGCTGGTGCGTCCTTCAGAGCGGCCGGCCTGTATGTAGCTGTCCGGCAGGATTCACGGGTCCTCGCTGCGAGATCAACACCAACTGGTGCAATGGAAGCCCCTGTGCCAATGGGGGCACCTGCGTGCCTCAAGCCAAGGACTACAGCTGCGCCTGCCCCCCCGGGCACACGGGCCGGCGCTGTGACACACCAACCGAGCCATGCGTCGCCCAGCCCTGCCTACACGGCGGCACCTGTCTTGGCAACAGTACCGGCCAATCACCATCCTGCGTCTGCCCCACCCACTACACCGGCCCCAACTGCCAGTACCACGTCATGACCCTGCCTCTCGCTCCTAGCCAAGAAGAGCCCAGGAGCGCCCTCCAGTGGGCGGCCATGTCCATGGGAGTCGGGCTGGtcatcctgctgctgctgttaagCATGGTGGCTGTCGCACTGAACAAAATCCATCGGCAGCGAAATGAGGAGAGACGCGACGGCGATGCTGTGAACAACATGCCTCATGTGGACAAGGACAACCTGATACCCACCCTTCAGCTAAAGAAGACCAACGAGAAGGTCGCCGTGGAGGACGGCTGCACTCAGGGGAAATCCAACCAAAGACACAGCAGCTACCACTTGGACTACAACTCCGCTAAAGACTTCAAGGACGACTGGGCAGCTGGTGAAAAGAGACAGAGCAATGAAAGAAGGATAGGAGGGAAAATACCTTTAAGTAGAATGTACAG CGAGACGCCGAAGTGTAAAATATCAACAATATGCTCCCCTGGAGAGTCAACATATCAGGCTCTGTTTTTAATAGCAGACAGGAGTAACCGGTGTTTTACAGTAACTGAG GTTTAA
- the LOC111844441 gene encoding glutathione-specific gamma-glutamylcyclotransferase 1-like, translating into MKLKDILSEKSLWIFGYGSLVWKPDFKYKRSKVGYIQGYKRRFWHGDNFHRGNDEMPGRVVTLVEDDDACTWGVAYEVTGSQIEESMKYLNVREAVLGGYVTKMVEFVPRGDSQPCHQALVYIATADAANYLGRAGHGEIAAQIAVCKGKAGHNIEYLQRLAQFMRQQCPEVEDRHLFSIEACTLHLVHYLFGFK; encoded by the exons ATGAAGTTAAAAGACATACTGTCGGAGAAGAGCCTGTGGATATTCGGGTACGGTTCCTTGGTTTGGAAACCCGattttaaatacaaaaggaGCAAAGTCGGGTATATCCAAGGCTACAAGAGACGGTTTTGGCACGGGGACAATTTTCACCGTGGAAACGATGAAATG CCCGGTCGGGTGGTGACTTTGGTTGAAGATGATGAC GCCTGCACGTGGGGAGTGGCTTATGAAGTGACCGGCTCCCAGATCGAGGAATCCATGAAGTACCTGAATGTTAGAGAGGCTGTGCTTGGTGGATATGTCACCAAGATGGTGGAGTTTGTGCCTCGGGGTGACAGTCAGCCCTGCCACCAGGCGCTGGTCTACATCGCCACTGCAGATGCAGCCAACTACCTGGGACGTGCAGGCCACGGGGAGATCGCCGCCCAGATTGCAGTCTGCAAGGGCAAGGCCGGACACAACATCGAGTATCTCCAACGTCTGGCTCAGTTCATGCGGCAGCAGTGCCCCGAGGTAGAAGACCGGCACCTCTTCTCCATCGAGGCCTGCACCTTACACCTGGTGCACTACCTCTTCGGTTTCAAGTAG
- the LOC111844384 gene encoding delta-like protein 4 isoform X1 codes for MSAWLTFAVAFNPIVLAQVFESGVFELNLLEFKNNMGLLANGNTCKPDCRTFFRVCLKNYQTVVSPGNCIFGSVVTPVLGTNSFSATEGGSVNRLIRLPFTFGWPGSFSLIIEAWHSLLTDVPTGPNDPELLISLFAIQRKLDVGDGWREEMQIGRQTQLRYSYRFVCSEHYYGDSCSRKCSPRDDRFGHYTCTADGYISCLPGWKGEYCVEPICLEGCSKQNGNCSRPGECLCRDGWQGALCDQCRKYPTCKHGTCQQPWQCNCEEGWGGLLCDQDLNYCTHHKPCRNGATCMNTGQGSYTCTCPPGFTGADCQLGAPECSSSPCQNGGECVDLEDGYRCICPRGTDGAHCQHRLLTCADVPCFHSGRCRDKQGGQGYVCECPWGFTGLNCERRLDRCSLLPCANGGWCVLQSGRPVCSCPAGFTGPRCEINTNWCNGSPCANGGTCVPQAKDYSCACPPGHTGRRCDTPTEPCVAQPCLHGGTCLGNSTGQSPSCVCPTHYTGPNCQYHVMTLPLAPSQEEPRSALQWAAMSMGVGLVILLLLLSMVAVALNKIHRQRNEERRDGDAVNNMPHVDKDNLIPTLQLKKTNEKVAVEDGCTQGKSNQRHSSYHLDYNSAKDFKDDWAAGEKRQSNERRIGGKIPLSRMYSDVICDCSETPKCKISTICSPGESTYQALFLIADRSNRCFTVTEV; via the exons atgtcagcttgGCTCACCTTTGCGGTTGCATTTAACCCGATCGTTTTAGCACAG GTGTTCGAATCCGGTGTTTTCGAGCTTAATCTTCTTGAGTTTAAGAATAATATGGGGTTGCTGGCGAATGGCAATACGTGCAAACCAGACTGCAGGACTTTTTTCCGAGTTTGCCTGAAGAATTACCAGACTGTGGTGTCCCCAGGTAACTGTATCTTCGGCAGTGTCGTTACTCCCGTCTTGGGGACAAACTCTTTCAGCGCAACGGAAGGTGGCAGCGTAAACAGACTGATTCGCCTGCCGTTCACTTTCGGATGGCCG GGGTCATTTTCTCTAATTATTGAAGCGTGGCATTCGCTTTTAACAGACGTACCTACCG GCCCAAATGACCCTGAGTTATTGATAAGCCTCTTTGCTATCCAGAGAAAGTTGGACGTGGGTGATGGGTGGCGTGAGGAGATGCAGATTGGGAGGCAGACGCAGCTCCGCTACTCCTACCGCTTTGTCTGCAGTGAGCATTACTATGGCGACAGCTGCTCCAGAAAATGCTCCCCCCGGGACGACCGCTTCGGCCACTATACCTGCACCGCAGACGGCTATATTTCCTGCCTCCCGGGCTGGAAGGGAGAATACTGTGTAGAGC CAATCTGTCTTGAGGGGTGCAGCAAGCAAAATGGAAACTGCTCTAGACCCGGTGAATGTCT GTGCAGAGATGGCTGGCAGGGCGCCCTCTGTGACCAGTGCAGGAAGTACCCCACCTGTAAACACGGCACCTGCCAACAGCCCTGGCAGTGCAACTGTgaggagggctggggggggctccTCTGTGACCAGG ATCTGAACTACTGCACCCACCATAAGCCCTGTCGCAATGGCGCCACCTGCATGAACACAGGCCAGGGCAGCTACACCTGCACCTGCCCACCTGGCTTCACCGGTGCCGACTGCCAGCTGGGGGCGCCGGAGTGCAGCAGCAGCCCCTGCCAGAATGGGGGGGAGTGTGTG GACCTGGAAGATGGCTACCGGTGCATCTGTCCAAGAGGCACGGACGGGGCCCACTGCCAGCACCGGCTGCTCACTTGTGCCGACGTCCCCTGCTTCCACAGTGGGAGGTGCAGGGACAAGCAGGGCGGGCAGGGTTATGTCTGCGAGTGCCCCTGGGGCTTCACCGGGCTTAACTGTGAGAGGAGGCTGGACCGGTGCTCATTGCTGCCATGTGCTAATG GTGGCTGGTGCGTCCTTCAGAGCGGCCGGCCTGTATGTAGCTGTCCGGCAGGATTCACGGGTCCTCGCTGCGAGATCAACACCAACTGGTGCAATGGAAGCCCCTGTGCCAATGGGGGCACCTGCGTGCCTCAAGCCAAGGACTACAGCTGCGCCTGCCCCCCCGGGCACACGGGCCGGCGCTGTGACACACCAACCGAGCCATGCGTCGCCCAGCCCTGCCTACACGGCGGCACCTGTCTTGGCAACAGTACCGGCCAATCACCATCCTGCGTCTGCCCCACCCACTACACCGGCCCCAACTGCCAGTACCACGTCATGACCCTGCCTCTCGCTCCTAGCCAAGAAGAGCCCAGGAGCGCCCTCCAGTGGGCGGCCATGTCCATGGGAGTCGGGCTGGtcatcctgctgctgctgttaagCATGGTGGCTGTCGCACTGAACAAAATCCATCGGCAGCGAAATGAGGAGAGACGCGACGGCGATGCTGTGAACAACATGCCTCATGTGGACAAGGACAACCTGATACCCACCCTTCAGCTAAAGAAGACCAACGAGAAGGTCGCCGTGGAGGACGGCTGCACTCAGGGGAAATCCAACCAAAGACACAGCAGCTACCACTTGGACTACAACTCCGCTAAAGACTTCAAGGACGACTGGGCAGCTGGTGAAAAGAGACAGAGCAATGAAAGAAGGATAGGAGGGAAAATACCTTTAAGTAGAATGTACAG TGATGTGATTTGTGATTGCAGCGAGACGCCGAAGTGTAAAATATCAACAATATGCTCCCCTGGAGAGTCAACATATCAGGCTCTGTTTTTAATAGCAGACAGGAGTAACCGGTGTTTTACAGTAACTGAG GTTTAA